One genomic segment of Scylla paramamosain isolate STU-SP2022 chromosome 11, ASM3559412v1, whole genome shotgun sequence includes these proteins:
- the LOC135104767 gene encoding uncharacterized protein LOC135104767 isoform X2, whose product MNNLVVFTFCLLVGVAMSAPTNTLPENIAEVSTTEGDTDDIFDVIKKTLPLIRESIDLFRGGVDAEFRGVNTGTDLGFRDSPRSSNTPPGAVGNVNGFDSPFVPNYVIPGYTIPGNRFTPDIHIPEVHIS is encoded by the exons ATGAACAATTTG GTTGTCTTCACATTCTGCTTGCTGGTAGGTGTGGCCATGAGCGCGCCGACTAACACGCTGCCGGAAAACATCGCCGAAGTCTCAACGACGGAAGGAGATACCGACGATATTTTTGACGTGATCAAAAAAACTCTTCCTCTCATTCGCGAAAGCATCGATCTCTTTAGAGGTGGAGTTGACGCCGAATTCCGCGGTGTGAATACTGGTACCGATTTGGGCTTTCGTGACAGTCCCCGCAGTTCCAACACTCCTCCAGGGGCTGTAGGTAATGTCAATGGCTTCGACAGTCCTTTCGTGCCCAACTATGTCATCCCTGGCTACACCATTCCCGGCAATAGGTTCACCCCAGACATTCACATCCCCGAGGTGCACATCAGTTAA
- the LOC135104764 gene encoding trans-1,2-dihydrobenzene-1,2-diol dehydrogenase-like isoform X2 encodes MATRWGIISAGLISSDFVSAMQVLPKEEHQVVAVAARSLQDAKNFAAKFDIEKAYGSYSEVAKDPNVDVVYIGTIHTYHLPVATEMLKAGKAVLCEKPLCMNVRETRQLIQTAQECGVFFMEAVWSRFFPVYRELSRRLKDGEIGEVVQVIASFGKNLPHVERLQRPETGGGVTLDIGIYPVQLTTLAMGGDKPLKVLAGGHLNKNGVDETTSACLVYSNGRVASLSASMRADLPSEAFIVGTKGTIKVHYPMWCPEVIEGPWGKSTHPLPKNSFTFHFNNSEGLMYEAAEVRRCLNEGLLESPGMPHAESITLAEVMEEIRTQVGTVYLQDSM; translated from the exons ATGGCTACTCGATGGGGCATCATCAGCGCGGGGCTGATATCTAGTGACTTCGTGTCGGCGATGCAAGTCCTCCCAAAGGAAGAGCatcaggtggtggcagtggccgCGCGCTCCCTGCAGGACGCCAAAAACTTCGCAGCCAAGTTTGACATCGAGAAGGCTTATGGGTCGTACAGCGAGGTGGCCAAGGATCCCAACGTGG ACGTGGTGTACATCGGCACCATCCACACATATCACCTGCCAGTGGCCACCGAGATGCTGAAGGCGGGGAAGGCCGTGCTGTGCGAGAAGCCGTTGTGCATGAACGTGAGGGAGACCCGGCAGCTGATACAGACGGCACAGGAGTGTGGCGTCTTCTTCATGGAG GCTGTCTGGTCCAGGTTCTTCCCGGTCTATAGGGAGTTGTCTCGCAGGCTGAAGGACGGAGAGATAGGCGAGGTGGTGCAGGTCATTGCATCTTTCGGCAAGAATTTGCCTCATGTGGAAAGACTTCA GCGGCCGGAGACGGGCGGCGGTGTGACATTGGATATTGGCATCTACCCGGTGCAGCTGACCACTCTGGCTATGGGCGGAGACAAGCCCCTCAAGGTGCTCGCCGGGGGCCATCTGAACAAGAAT GGCGTGGACGAAACCACCAGCGCCTGCCTCGTGTACTCGAACGGCCGCGTGgcttccctctctgcctccatGAGAGCCGACCTTCCCTCCGAGGCGTTCATTGTCGGCACTAAGGGCACCATAAAG GTTCACTACCCCATGTGGTGCCCAGAAGTCATCGAGGGTCCGTGGGGTAAATCGACACACCCGCTGCCGAAGAATTCCTTCACATTCCACTTCAACAACAGCGAGGGACTGATGTACGAGGCGGCGGAGGTGCGCAGGTGCCTCAACGAAG GTCTGCTGGAGAGTCCCGGGATGCCCCACGCAGAGTCCATCACGCTGGCGGAGGTCATGGAGGAAATCCGGACCCAAGTGGGGACAGTGTATCTTCAGGACTCTATGTAA
- the LOC135104761 gene encoding uncharacterized protein LOC135104761, which produces MKLQVTISCVVAAVVMAHVQGGAAAPLGTPSFQDSSGNLRRVIDLRQIVDVLLLALPEIKPLFESLIEEMNETQLLNLEVMIRFLMPLMEAVIKTQVRNDGIDQREKDLLNEMEFFSNVLLTFVQKRKDKLKNPRQSTPPVLETIPDYTDLLDSHTPLPDHTLLPDHTSLPGHTPLLNRTSLPDHTPLPDHTPPSRSHAPLRVVPRD; this is translated from the exons ATGAAGCTTCAG GTGACAATTTCGtgcgtggtggcggcggtggtgatggctcACGTGCAGGGAGGAGCGGCAGCACCCCTGGGAACTCCATCGTTCCAAGATAGCAGTGGAAATCTTAGACGTGTAATTGATCTGAGGCAGATTGTCGACGTACTGCTTCTGGCGCTGCCTGAAATCAAACCACTTTTCGAAAGTTtaatagaagagatgaatgaaacaCAACTGCTAAATTTGGAAGTGATGATACGGTTCCTAATGCCTCTCATGGAAGCAGTCATAAAGACGCAAGTCAGAAATGATGGAATCGACCAGAGGGAAAAAGATTTGCTGAATGAAATGGAGTTTTTCAGCAATGTGTTGCTCACTTTcgtacaaaaaaggaaagataaattaaaGAATCCTAGACAGAGTACACCTCCTGTGCTAGAAACAATACCGGACTACACTGACTTGCTTGATAGCCACACTCCTCTCCCAGACCACACGCTCCTCCCAGATCACACGTCCCTCCCAGGCCACACCCCCCTCTTAAATCGCACGTCCCTCCCAGACCACACGCCCCTCCCAGACCACACGCCCCCTTCCAGATCACACGCCCCTCTCAGAGTCGTTCCTCGAGACTGA
- the LOC135104760 gene encoding uncharacterized protein LOC135104760 — MIVRVLLGCLCACSALAAAAPQSEYRVLSVKTQEVKTETPSEADIISDTIMSNLPSFLRLFYKIRHGIVSDDGSFDFNQTKSLIMDVVNIVSTIVNALQDNDTNQHSPRDLRTVEEIISFFLHLLQATNSQKQGNTNKTFIKDSTSIITEPVATADRSSASLQASSPLVDVLQDSQDSPVPPTSVRQSAVAPQQASPAPASRPGAKEVQSQMEADLATTTKLSQISASSAHPEAPNNRHFFLKDEYEHLTQISRHRANYPGYSVRLQI, encoded by the exons ATGATTGTGCGG GTGCTGTTGGGCTGCCTCTGCGCATGCTCTGCCCTCGCAGCTGCTGCTCCACAATCAGAGTACAGAGTTCTGAGTGTGAAAACACAGGAAGTGAAAACAGAAACCCCAAGTGAAGCTGATATAATTTCCGACACTATTATGAGCAATTTGCCGTCGTTTTTGCGGTTGTTTTATAAAATACGACATGGCATTGTTAGTGACGATGGCTCCTTCGATTTCAACCAAACCAAATCTTTAATCATGGACGTTGTGAATATTGTCAGCACAATAGTAAACGCCTTGCAAGACAATGACACTAACCAACATTCTCCAAGAGATTTACGGACAGTTGAGGAgattatttcattctttcttcacttgTTGCAAGCAACAAATTCTCAAAAACAAGGCAACACCAATAAAACCTTTATTAAAGATTCCACTTCAATAATCACTGAACCTGTGGCCACAGCAGACAGGTCTTCAGCCTCGCTGCAGGCGTCCTCACCCCTAGTGGACGTCCTTCAGGATTCACAAGATTCACCCGTACCCCCAACCAGTGTGCGCCAGTCAGCCGTGGCTCCACAGCAGGCATCCCCAGCACCAGCCTCTCGACCAGGCGCAAAGGAGGTACAGTCCCAGATGGAAGCAGACTTGGCAACAACCACAAAGCTGTCACAGATTTCGGCTTCGTCCGCCCATCCCGAGGCACCAAACAACAGGCATTTTTTTCTGAAGGACGAATATGAGCATCTCACTCAGATTTCTCGGCACCGTGCAAACTACCCAGGGTATTCCGTAAGGCTCCAGATATAA
- the LOC135104767 gene encoding uncharacterized protein LOC135104767 isoform X3: MKVVFTFCLLVGVAMSAPTNTLPENIAEVSTTEGDTDDIFDVIKKTLPLIRESIDLFRGGVDAEFRGVNTGTDLGFRDSPRSSNTPPGAVGNVNGFDSPFVPNYVIPGYTIPGNRFTPDIHIPEVHIS; this comes from the coding sequence GTTGTCTTCACATTCTGCTTGCTGGTAGGTGTGGCCATGAGCGCGCCGACTAACACGCTGCCGGAAAACATCGCCGAAGTCTCAACGACGGAAGGAGATACCGACGATATTTTTGACGTGATCAAAAAAACTCTTCCTCTCATTCGCGAAAGCATCGATCTCTTTAGAGGTGGAGTTGACGCCGAATTCCGCGGTGTGAATACTGGTACCGATTTGGGCTTTCGTGACAGTCCCCGCAGTTCCAACACTCCTCCAGGGGCTGTAGGTAATGTCAATGGCTTCGACAGTCCTTTCGTGCCCAACTATGTCATCCCTGGCTACACCATTCCCGGCAATAGGTTCACCCCAGACATTCACATCCCCGAGGTGCACATCAGTTAA
- the LOC135104765 gene encoding trans-1,2-dihydrobenzene-1,2-diol dehydrogenase-like: protein MATRWGVISAGRISNDFVSAMQVLPKEEHQVAAVAARSLQDAKNFATKYGIEKAYGSYSEVAKDPNVDAVYVGNIQTYHLPVATEMLKAGKAVLCEKPLCMNVRETRELVQTARECGVFLMEGVWSRFFPAYQELSRRLQDGEIGEVVQVTSSIGYNLSNLPRLQDLEIGGGTMLNIGTYPIQIASLAMNGEKPVQVFAAAQLSNKGTDQTTSACLVYSKGRVAMVSTSISVNLPSEAFIVGTKGIIKIPKLFWCPEIIEGPWGRSLHALPKTSYKFNCTNSQGLIYEAMEVRRCLKEGLLESPGMSLAESITLAEITEEIRKQVGVVYPQDQVHF, encoded by the exons ATGGCCACCCGATGGGGCGTCATCAGCGCGGGGAGAATAAGCAACGACTTCGTGTCAGCGATGCAAGTTCTGCCAAAGGAGGAGCATCAGGTGGCAGCCGTGGCCGCGCGCTCCCTGCAGGACGCCAAGAACTTCGCTACCAAGTATGGCATCGAGAAGGCTTACGGGTCGTACAGCGAGGTGGCCAAGGATCCCAACGTGG ACGCGGTGTACGTCGGAAACATCCAGACCTACCACCTGCCAGTGGCCACTGAGATGCTGAAGGCGGGGAAAGCAGTGCTGTGCGAGAAGCCGCTGTGCATGAACGTCAGGGAGACCCGAGAATTAGTGCAGACGGCGCGGGAGTGTGGCGTCTTTCTGATGGAG GGTGTGTGGTCCAGGTTCTTCCCAGCATACCAGGAGCTCTCCCGCAGGCTGCAAGACGGTGAAATTGGCGAGGTGGTGCAGGTCACGTCGTCCATTGGATACAATCTGAGTAATTTGCCCAGACTTCA agatCTGGAGATAGGAGGCGGCACAATGCTGAATATCGGCACCTATCCCATACAAATTGCTTCCCTGGCCATGAATGGAGAGAAGCCAGTGCAAGTGTTCGCCGCGGCTCAACTCAGCAACAAG GGCACAGATCAGACAACCAGCGCCTGCCTCGTGTACTCTAAGGGGCGTGTGGCTATGGTGTCCACGTCTATTTCTGTCAACTTACCTTCCGAGGCGTTCATAGTTGGCACAAAGGGTATTATtaag ATTCCTAAGCTCTTTTGGTGCCCTGAAATAATTGAGGGTCCGTGGGGCAGATCTTTACATGCGTTACCCAAAACATCCTACAAATTCAACTGTACGAACAGCCAGGGACTGATATACGAGGCGATGGAGGTGCGCCGGTGCCTCAAGGAAG GGCTGCTGGAGAGCCCCGGGATGTCCCTCGCTGAGTCTATCACTCTAGCGGAGATCACAGAGGAGATTCGTAAGCAGGTGGGGGTCGTGTATCCTCAGGACCAGGTACATTTCTAG